The following proteins are co-located in the Piscirickettsia litoralis genome:
- a CDS encoding multidrug effflux MFS transporter gives MGATPSRNRAKLTLFVAVIAVIAAAIETDLFIPSLPAMQSYYSASSDQIQLLISMNFLGLCISSLFYGPLSDSYGRKPILLLGLVIFTIGALGCLFSPSLNGIIFWRFIEGVGSSTCFVVPGAMIFDLYSKEEAARILGILNSIITVVMAGSPLAGGFIHVQFGWRANFLFLALIAVLALILAVFLIKESLHKEDRAPLHIKSILKGYYRLITNTESLGYLLIICCAFGAYMVYISGLSLIFVNHLHISEAVFPYYQGAVLLAFALVSVLCGRIIHFLGMKKALHYSTIALAIGATLLLLTGLFAPNSAILTTVTMSIFAGGIALMITIVFGNYMEVIPEVKGIASALCNAFRLCSAALFVALAGMLFTGTITPVAIFIFTLAVISTIILVWLQWNKLHHASETAS, from the coding sequence ATGGGTGCTACACCTTCGCGTAACCGCGCAAAACTCACACTATTCGTTGCTGTTATTGCCGTCATTGCCGCAGCAATTGAAACCGACTTATTTATCCCAAGCTTACCAGCGATGCAAAGCTATTATTCAGCCTCCTCTGATCAAATTCAGCTACTGATCAGCATGAACTTCTTAGGCTTATGCATCTCCAGCTTATTTTATGGGCCACTCTCAGATAGCTATGGTCGCAAACCCATCTTACTTCTTGGTCTGGTCATCTTTACTATTGGCGCGCTCGGCTGCTTATTTTCGCCTTCATTGAACGGTATTATTTTTTGGCGCTTTATCGAAGGTGTTGGCAGCAGTACCTGCTTTGTCGTACCAGGTGCGATGATATTCGACTTATATAGCAAAGAAGAAGCTGCCCGTATTTTAGGCATACTAAACAGCATCATCACCGTTGTTATGGCAGGTTCGCCCTTAGCCGGTGGCTTTATTCATGTTCAATTCGGCTGGCGCGCAAACTTCCTTTTCCTAGCCCTAATTGCAGTGCTTGCATTAATTCTCGCGGTTTTCTTAATTAAAGAGTCCCTGCATAAAGAAGACAGAGCGCCCTTGCACATTAAGTCTATTTTAAAAGGTTATTACCGACTGATCACTAATACGGAGTCTCTCGGCTATTTACTCATTATCTGCTGTGCTTTCGGCGCTTATATGGTTTACATTTCAGGCTTATCATTGATTTTTGTCAATCATTTGCATATTTCTGAAGCTGTATTCCCATATTATCAGGGTGCTGTATTACTCGCTTTTGCCCTGGTCAGTGTTCTCTGTGGGCGGATTATTCATTTTTTGGGCATGAAAAAAGCGTTACATTACAGCACCATTGCTTTAGCAATTGGCGCAACACTATTGCTATTAACTGGATTATTTGCCCCTAACTCAGCAATACTCACCACAGTAACGATGTCTATTTTCGCAGGTGGCATTGCTTTGATGATCACCATTGTGTTTGGCAATTATATGGAAGTTATCCCTGAGGTGAAAGGCATTGCCTCCGCCTTATGCAATGCGTTTCGCCTATGTTCTGCCGCGTTATTTGTCGCCCTCGCAGGCATGCTATTTACAGGGACGATCACACCGGTTGCGATTTTCATCTTCACACTCGCAGTCATCAGTACCATTATTTTAGTATGGTTGCAGTGGAATAAACTACATCACGCCAGCGAGACGGCCAGCTGA
- the prfA gene encoding peptide chain release factor 1 produces MKASIQEKLLTVQERYQELEVLLGDPEVIGQQNTFREYSKEYAQLEPIVKCFEEYLQAQDSLETAEQMLLDDDPEMREMAQEEIKVANESCEQLAIELQKLMLPKDPHDDSNVFLEVRAGTGGDEAAIFAGDLFRMYSRYAENNRWQVELISEREGDHGGYKEVIVRVIGTGAYSKLKFESGAHRVQRVPATESQGRVHTSACTVAIMPEVDSVDEIEINTNDLRIDTFRASGAGGQHVNKTDSAIRITHLPTGVVVECQDERSQHKNKAKALALLQSRLLTAEQSRQQAEQAEERRNLVGSGDRSERIRTYNYPQGRITDHRINLTLYKLDEVMEGDLAEIIGSLIQEHQADLLASMEGA; encoded by the coding sequence ATGAAAGCATCAATACAAGAAAAATTATTAACTGTTCAAGAGCGTTATCAAGAATTAGAAGTACTACTCGGTGATCCAGAGGTGATCGGCCAACAAAATACCTTTCGTGAGTATTCAAAGGAATACGCCCAGCTTGAGCCAATTGTAAAGTGTTTTGAAGAATACTTGCAGGCTCAAGATAGCTTAGAAACTGCGGAGCAAATGCTTTTAGATGACGATCCTGAAATGCGTGAGATGGCACAAGAAGAGATTAAAGTCGCTAATGAAAGCTGTGAGCAGCTTGCCATAGAGCTACAAAAACTCATGTTGCCCAAGGATCCGCATGATGATAGCAATGTTTTCTTAGAGGTACGTGCTGGAACGGGTGGCGATGAAGCGGCGATTTTCGCTGGTGATTTATTTCGCATGTATAGTCGCTATGCTGAAAATAATCGCTGGCAAGTTGAGCTGATTTCTGAGCGCGAAGGCGATCATGGAGGCTATAAAGAGGTGATTGTCCGTGTTATTGGCACAGGCGCATACTCTAAGCTGAAATTTGAGTCTGGCGCACATCGGGTGCAACGTGTTCCAGCGACAGAATCACAGGGCCGTGTTCATACCTCGGCGTGTACGGTGGCGATTATGCCAGAAGTAGATTCTGTTGATGAAATTGAAATTAACACCAATGATTTGCGTATTGATACTTTCAGAGCATCCGGTGCGGGTGGTCAGCACGTTAATAAAACCGATTCGGCGATTCGGATTACCCACTTGCCAACTGGTGTTGTTGTTGAATGCCAGGATGAGCGTTCTCAGCATAAAAATAAGGCAAAAGCTCTTGCTTTGTTACAATCTCGTTTACTTACTGCTGAGCAATCGCGTCAGCAAGCAGAGCAAGCAGAGGAGCGTCGAAATCTTGTCGGTTCTGGAGATCGTTCTGAGCGGATTCGAACTTATAATTACCCACAAGGGCGTATTACCGATCATAGAATTAATTTAACCCTCTATAAGCTTGATGAAGTCATGGAAGGAGATTTAGCTGAAATTATTGGCAGCCTAATTCAAGAGCATCAGGCTGACCTTTTAGCGAGCATGGAAGGTGCCTAA
- a CDS encoding PIG-L family deacetylase, which yields MMKFNQSAADLFIPDGASIEEALQRTSHLAIAAHQDDIEILAFHGIAECYQSPGKWFGGVVVTDGGGSPRTGAYAAYSDNQMKEIRAKEQRDAAALGEYSAQFQLAYPSAIVKKHVSVALNW from the coding sequence ATGATGAAATTTAATCAATCTGCAGCAGATTTATTTATTCCTGATGGTGCTTCTATAGAGGAAGCGTTACAACGCACTAGTCATTTAGCGATCGCAGCCCATCAAGATGATATTGAAATTCTTGCGTTTCATGGCATCGCCGAATGTTACCAAAGCCCAGGGAAGTGGTTTGGTGGTGTGGTGGTCACTGATGGGGGGGGCAGCCCTCGCACAGGTGCGTATGCTGCATATAGTGATAACCAAATGAAAGAAATTCGTGCTAAAGAGCAACGTGATGCAGCAGCATTAGGCGAATATAGTGCACAATTCCAACTTGCCTATCCGAGTGCTATCGTTAAAAAACACGTCAGCGTTGCCCTTAATTGGTGA
- a CDS encoding Rrf2 family transcriptional regulator, whose translation MQLTQFTDYSLRVLIFLACKKESSSIDEISKNYDLSVNHMRKVIHKLGQLGYIQTSRGKGGGVKLLQRPENINLGVVIRQLEPNFDLVECFTHARPGCKISPACRLKEILAEALNSFLAVFEAYSLADVLSQEEELVKLFGFSLNK comes from the coding sequence ATGCAATTAACACAATTTACTGATTACTCATTACGGGTATTAATTTTTCTGGCATGCAAAAAAGAGAGTAGCTCGATTGATGAAATCAGTAAAAATTATGACTTATCAGTTAACCATATGCGTAAGGTGATTCATAAGCTCGGCCAGCTTGGCTATATTCAGACGTCTCGAGGCAAAGGGGGTGGGGTTAAACTTTTGCAACGCCCCGAAAATATTAACCTAGGAGTGGTGATCAGGCAGCTTGAGCCAAACTTCGATTTGGTTGAATGTTTTACGCATGCAAGGCCAGGTTGTAAAATATCACCTGCATGTCGTTTAAAAGAGATATTGGCAGAAGCTTTAAATAGTTTTTTGGCAGTGTTTGAGGCTTATAGTTTAGCGGATGTATTAAGCCAAGAAGAAGAGCTAGTTAAGCTCTTCGGTTTTTCTTTGAATAAATAA
- the hmpA gene encoding NO-inducible flavohemoprotein, whose amino-acid sequence MLSEQTKNIVKATAPVMKEHGLTITLRMYEIMFERYPETKTLFNQSHQATKQQPRALANSIYAYAANIDNLEALGDAVELIAQKHASLSVRPEHYDIVAECLIDAVKDVLKDAATTEIIDAWTEAYLFLANIFINREEELYQHDRNQIGGWNGFRRFIIKNKIKESDDVYSFYLHPEDNQPIINFQSGQYIALRAQLDGTTVTRNYSLSSAYHDDHYRISVKREKQGHLTPLLHDRININDTIELAAPKGNFTLENTDKPIVLISGGIGITPLFTMLEKALNQNPSTQITFIHATENSQTHTFKKQLADYSSQYQATLTTYSCYDQPLDDDECDLKGYITKDWLKEKLPNTKAEFYLCGSANFMKHIFQLLKELSIDESAIHYEYFGPLEEINN is encoded by the coding sequence ATGCTGTCTGAACAAACAAAAAACATCGTCAAAGCAACCGCTCCAGTCATGAAAGAGCACGGTTTAACCATTACATTGCGCATGTACGAAATCATGTTCGAACGCTATCCTGAAACTAAAACTCTTTTTAATCAATCTCACCAAGCAACAAAACAACAACCACGCGCACTCGCGAACTCTATTTATGCCTACGCTGCCAATATTGATAATTTAGAAGCTCTTGGCGATGCAGTTGAGCTCATTGCACAAAAGCACGCTTCTTTAAGCGTACGACCTGAGCATTATGATATTGTTGCAGAATGCTTAATCGATGCAGTCAAAGATGTGCTCAAAGACGCTGCAACAACAGAAATTATTGACGCCTGGACAGAAGCCTATCTCTTTCTTGCCAATATCTTCATCAATAGGGAAGAAGAGCTTTACCAGCATGATAGAAATCAGATTGGTGGCTGGAATGGCTTTAGGCGCTTTATTATTAAAAATAAAATCAAAGAGTCAGATGATGTTTATTCTTTTTATCTACATCCGGAAGATAATCAACCCATCATTAATTTTCAATCCGGCCAATATATCGCCTTACGTGCTCAACTAGACGGCACAACAGTGACTCGTAATTACAGTCTCTCTTCAGCTTACCATGATGATCATTATCGAATCAGTGTAAAACGTGAAAAACAAGGCCACCTCACCCCTTTACTGCATGATCGCATTAATATTAATGACACGATCGAACTCGCCGCACCAAAAGGAAATTTCACCCTAGAAAATACTGACAAGCCTATCGTACTCATCAGCGGTGGCATTGGAATCACCCCTTTATTTACTATGCTTGAAAAAGCACTTAATCAAAACCCCAGTACACAAATAACTTTTATTCACGCGACAGAAAATAGCCAAACCCATACTTTTAAAAAACAACTTGCAGACTATAGCTCTCAATATCAAGCAACTTTAACAACCTACAGCTGTTATGACCAACCCTTAGACGACGATGAATGTGACCTAAAGGGCTATATCACTAAAGACTGGCTCAAAGAGAAATTACCTAACACAAAAGCCGAATTTTATCTTTGTGGCTCTGCAAATTTTATGAAGCATATTTTCCAACTACTCAAAGAGCTTTCTATTGACGAAAGTGCAATTCATTATGAATACTTTGGACCTTTAGAAGAGATCAACAACTAA
- the prmC gene encoding peptide chain release factor N(5)-glutamine methyltransferase, translated as MPNSSVTIQAALAKASLKLAKLTKTNADGRFEAELLLGFALGKNRSFLRAFDETILTVNQYQQFINYIERREQGEPIAYILGEREFWSLPFKVTAATLIPRADTEVLVEYVLTHLAKKENLRIVDLGTGTGAIGCALAHSRPNWQLEAVDFSRAALSVAKENAERLGLNNIKFHYGSWCEPLSGFYDAIVSNPPYIEEQDQHLEQGDLRFEPRTALASGEQGLDDIELIIDQAPAFLNPRGLLALEHGYQQGLAVQSLLKKAGFINIKTVQDLSGQDRVTVAYQL; from the coding sequence GTGCCTAATTCTTCTGTTACGATTCAAGCAGCTTTGGCCAAGGCGAGTTTAAAACTAGCGAAATTAACAAAGACTAATGCTGATGGGCGATTCGAAGCCGAGTTATTACTCGGCTTTGCCTTGGGTAAAAACCGTTCATTTTTGCGAGCGTTTGATGAAACCATATTAACAGTCAATCAATATCAGCAATTTATAAACTATATTGAGCGTCGTGAGCAGGGCGAGCCGATTGCTTACATTTTAGGAGAACGTGAGTTTTGGTCGTTGCCTTTTAAAGTGACAGCGGCAACATTGATTCCACGGGCCGATACGGAAGTTCTTGTCGAATATGTTTTAACGCACCTAGCTAAAAAAGAGAATTTGAGAATAGTTGACTTAGGAACTGGAACCGGGGCGATTGGTTGCGCTTTAGCGCATAGCCGACCGAACTGGCAGCTTGAAGCTGTTGATTTTTCTCGCGCGGCTTTGAGTGTTGCCAAAGAAAATGCCGAGCGCTTAGGCTTAAACAATATTAAGTTTCATTATGGTTCTTGGTGTGAGCCATTGAGTGGCTTTTATGATGCTATCGTATCAAACCCACCTTATATAGAAGAGCAAGACCAGCATTTAGAGCAAGGGGATTTGCGTTTTGAGCCTCGTACAGCGCTTGCTTCGGGTGAGCAGGGTTTGGATGATATCGAGTTGATTATTGATCAGGCCCCGGCTTTTTTAAACCCTCGTGGTCTACTGGCTTTAGAGCATGGTTATCAACAAGGATTAGCAGTACAAAGCCTGCTTAAAAAAGCAGGCTTTATCAATATTAAAACGGTACAAGACTTATCGGGGCAAGACAGAGTCACTGTGGCCTATCAGCTCTGA
- a CDS encoding SIS domain-containing protein encodes MTTFMAEETRYAPLCVEKQLKENSTLWQDIATAIKNRHPQFALTIGRGSSDHACTFAKYLLETQHGLVTASAAPSTRTLYQANLQLKHALVIGISQSGQSADLCEMMTHAKKQGATTIAIVNQVNSPLADLAEFIIPIHASEEKSVAATKSYIGALSALLQLASKLSPQAKLPLSSLPEQLNLALGTDWSHSLPIFKDAKTTLIVGRGYQYPIAQEAALKCKETAILHAEAFSGAEVLHGPFALVQDNYPVLSFVHKDASQEQMINLIKRIQQTGAQPVTATAGNLDQLNLLKDYSKEVTALPDSLHPLLDPLVTIQSFYVFIEQLARLRGFNPDEPLNLSKVTSTK; translated from the coding sequence ATGACCACTTTTATGGCCGAAGAAACACGTTATGCCCCACTCTGTGTAGAAAAGCAACTCAAAGAAAATAGTACACTTTGGCAAGATATCGCAACAGCCATCAAAAATCGCCACCCGCAATTTGCACTCACCATCGGCCGTGGCAGTTCAGATCATGCCTGTACTTTTGCTAAATACCTATTAGAAACCCAACATGGTCTAGTCACCGCCTCGGCGGCACCTTCAACTCGCACACTGTACCAAGCTAACTTGCAACTCAAGCACGCTCTCGTCATTGGCATTTCTCAATCTGGTCAAAGTGCTGATTTATGCGAGATGATGACTCATGCCAAAAAGCAAGGCGCAACAACCATTGCCATCGTTAATCAAGTCAACTCACCACTTGCCGACTTGGCTGAGTTTATTATTCCTATTCATGCCAGTGAAGAAAAATCAGTCGCAGCAACCAAAAGTTATATCGGCGCCTTAAGTGCATTATTACAGCTCGCCTCTAAACTTTCTCCGCAGGCTAAATTGCCTTTATCAAGTTTGCCTGAGCAATTAAATTTAGCGCTAGGCACTGATTGGAGCCATAGCCTGCCCATCTTTAAAGACGCTAAAACAACGCTAATTGTCGGCCGTGGTTACCAATATCCCATCGCTCAAGAAGCAGCACTAAAGTGCAAAGAAACTGCGATATTGCATGCCGAAGCCTTTAGCGGCGCTGAGGTTTTGCACGGCCCTTTTGCCCTAGTGCAAGATAATTATCCCGTGCTTTCTTTCGTCCATAAAGATGCTTCGCAAGAACAAATGATAAATTTAATTAAACGCATTCAACAAACAGGAGCACAACCTGTTACAGCGACCGCCGGTAACCTTGATCAGTTAAATTTATTAAAAGATTACAGCAAAGAAGTTACTGCTTTACCCGATAGCTTGCATCCATTGCTTGATCCATTAGTCACCATCCAAAGCTTTTATGTGTTTATAGAGCAACTCGCCAGACTACGTGGTTTTAATCCAGATGAGCCATTAAACTTATCTAAAGTGACCTCAACAAAGTAA
- a CDS encoding FKBP-type peptidyl-prolyl cis-trans isomerase, which yields MKLRALALVIGTVAVSTTAFAASQFKNQEDKLSYAFGLQMGQNVKAQSLKITPDAFSDGFKAGMGEGKALMTKDEARQVIIAYQKEQMKKQEAALKATAEANKKSGDDFLAKNKTVKGVVAKNGIQYDVIKPGKGEKPLVTDKVTVNYEGCLVKNLSENWKQEIKKPEGKWCSSPFDSSYARKEPATFPVNGVIKGWQEALPLMRTGAIWEVVVPAKLAYGEQGIPGSPIGPNETLIFKVDLMKIAKEDAKKETAKKAG from the coding sequence ATGAAATTACGAGCTCTAGCGCTTGTTATTGGCACGGTTGCAGTTTCGACAACGGCATTTGCAGCCTCGCAATTTAAAAATCAAGAAGATAAGCTAAGTTATGCATTTGGTTTGCAAATGGGCCAAAATGTAAAAGCTCAGTCACTGAAGATTACTCCAGATGCATTCTCCGACGGTTTCAAAGCCGGTATGGGTGAAGGCAAAGCGCTTATGACTAAAGATGAAGCGCGTCAGGTGATCATTGCTTACCAAAAAGAGCAAATGAAAAAGCAAGAAGCGGCTTTGAAAGCAACAGCTGAAGCTAATAAGAAGTCTGGAGATGATTTCTTAGCAAAAAACAAGACGGTTAAAGGTGTTGTTGCGAAAAATGGCATCCAGTATGACGTAATTAAGCCAGGTAAGGGTGAGAAGCCTTTAGTGACTGATAAAGTGACTGTGAACTATGAAGGTTGCTTGGTGAAGAATTTATCTGAGAACTGGAAGCAGGAAATCAAAAAACCTGAAGGTAAATGGTGTAGCTCGCCATTCGATAGTTCTTACGCGCGTAAAGAGCCAGCAACCTTCCCTGTTAATGGTGTAATCAAAGGTTGGCAAGAAGCTTTACCATTGATGCGTACAGGTGCGATATGGGAAGTTGTTGTTCCAGCAAAACTGGCTTATGGTGAGCAAGGCATTCCTGGATCACCGATTGGGCCAAATGAAACGCTAATCTTTAAAGTTGATTTGATGAAAATCGCTAAAGAAGATGCAAAAAAAGAGACGGCTAAAAAAGCAGGTTAA
- a CDS encoding sugar porter family MFS transporter, with product MNTPAHAKSSSFSLFITFFAAIGGILYGYDIGIINGALLYIEHDINMSATETSLIVAAVLGGGALSTLVTGYLADRFGRKNMMITAVIIFLVGVAFLATANNYDLLLMGRVIQGIGVGIITIIIPLYLSEVAPKHLRGRGVCSFQVLLTAGILLANVIAYFFAKAGISWHMMFLSSGIPAVILGIGLLFLPKSPRWLVFKGNIKQARHSLEQVYSKESASQELDLICNSHKKSGSASIGALFQRKFIYPLMLVFGVAILNQLTGINTILQFSATILKGAGLHSDLSAISGSIWITVVNFIITIIAMLLVDKVGRKPLLSIGTAGVAIALVLSGFAFIYLPEGMTKGIIIGIGLHLYILFFAIGPGVVVWIVLSELLPNSIRSIGMAIALSLNSLASTVLASSFLPLVNHIGYGGIFIMCGLFTVIYFYLAYFKMPESKGKSLEEIESSYSENGPSLTAQQAST from the coding sequence ATGAATACGCCAGCACACGCTAAATCTTCCTCTTTTTCTTTATTTATCACCTTCTTTGCTGCAATAGGCGGCATATTATATGGCTATGACATCGGCATTATCAATGGCGCACTTCTATATATAGAACATGATATCAACATGTCAGCTACCGAAACCTCACTGATTGTGGCTGCTGTTCTAGGTGGTGGCGCACTCTCAACTCTGGTCACCGGCTACCTTGCCGATCGCTTTGGCCGAAAGAACATGATGATCACCGCAGTTATTATCTTTTTAGTCGGCGTCGCCTTCCTTGCTACTGCCAATAACTATGACTTGTTACTGATGGGACGGGTTATCCAGGGCATCGGTGTTGGCATTATCACCATTATCATCCCATTATATCTTAGCGAAGTCGCTCCTAAACACTTGCGTGGGCGTGGCGTATGCTCTTTTCAGGTCTTATTAACGGCAGGGATTTTACTTGCCAACGTCATCGCTTACTTCTTTGCCAAAGCAGGCATTAGCTGGCACATGATGTTTCTAAGCTCAGGAATTCCCGCGGTTATCTTAGGCATTGGCCTGCTCTTTTTACCTAAATCACCGCGCTGGCTCGTCTTCAAAGGCAATATCAAACAAGCCCGTCATTCACTTGAACAGGTCTACTCTAAAGAAAGCGCCTCCCAAGAGCTCGACTTAATCTGCAATAGCCATAAAAAAAGCGGCTCGGCCTCCATCGGCGCCCTGTTCCAACGTAAATTTATTTATCCGCTAATGCTAGTTTTCGGTGTTGCTATTTTAAACCAACTCACCGGCATCAATACTATTTTACAATTTAGCGCAACAATCTTAAAAGGCGCAGGCTTGCATTCCGACTTATCCGCCATTTCAGGCAGTATTTGGATCACTGTCGTTAACTTCATTATTACCATCATCGCCATGCTACTTGTCGACAAAGTGGGTAGAAAACCCTTACTTAGCATCGGTACCGCAGGCGTCGCAATTGCTCTAGTGTTATCTGGCTTTGCCTTTATCTACCTCCCTGAGGGCATGACCAAAGGCATTATTATCGGGATCGGCTTACACCTTTACATCTTATTTTTTGCTATCGGCCCTGGCGTTGTTGTCTGGATTGTCCTCTCAGAGCTACTACCCAACTCCATTCGTAGCATCGGCATGGCGATTGCCCTATCATTGAACTCACTGGCCTCAACCGTTCTTGCATCCAGCTTCTTACCTCTGGTCAACCATATCGGTTATGGTGGTATTTTTATCATGTGCGGCCTCTTTACTGTCATTTACTTTTACTTAGCCTACTTTAAAATGCCAGAATCTAAAGGCAAAAGCTTAGAAGAAATCGAAAGCAGTTATAGCGAAAACGGCCCTTCACTTACAGCCCAACAAGCAAGCACCTAA
- a CDS encoding thioredoxin domain-containing protein, translating into MRSLFALNLLCLIFLITGCQSTINKNTSKQPPAIQPAQVKAYLKKHPEFTQTFYNNWQKSQQQIKNKQQQNDYNQLVQQLFKQDLFFSLGNPSAKITLASFIDYSSIQSKHALKIINQLISKDKNIKIIIIPLATSPLAQTLTRLAFNAKAQGKLNQFHQALIKTTGLITNKDQRSIAKNLALNSRPLPKQYQQRSIRYITGLKLQSLPSYIIGFSEQAAVRPPLTITGKTNLYYLQGILKKYRETEKSRLAKILKEKKKDKPKPAIIVTEISTTPNSSLRNRPQIN; encoded by the coding sequence ATGAGAAGTCTGTTTGCACTCAACTTATTGTGCCTTATTTTTTTAATTACAGGTTGCCAATCAACGATTAATAAAAATACCAGTAAACAGCCCCCTGCAATACAGCCAGCACAAGTGAAGGCTTATCTAAAAAAACATCCAGAATTTACTCAAACATTTTATAATAACTGGCAAAAAAGCCAGCAACAGATTAAAAATAAACAACAACAAAACGATTATAACCAGCTTGTTCAGCAACTATTCAAGCAAGATTTATTCTTCAGCTTAGGCAACCCATCAGCAAAAATAACTTTAGCGAGCTTTATTGATTACAGCTCAATCCAATCAAAGCATGCCCTCAAAATCATTAATCAGCTTATTTCAAAAGATAAAAATATTAAAATAATTATTATCCCTTTAGCCACTTCTCCGTTAGCCCAAACACTGACTCGTCTTGCTTTTAATGCAAAAGCTCAAGGTAAACTCAACCAATTCCATCAAGCTTTAATTAAAACAACAGGTTTAATTACCAATAAAGATCAAAGGTCCATCGCTAAAAATCTCGCTTTAAATTCACGCCCATTACCCAAGCAATACCAGCAACGCAGCATACGCTACATTACCGGCCTAAAACTACAATCTCTCCCTAGCTATATTATTGGCTTTAGTGAGCAAGCCGCAGTACGCCCACCCTTAACGATTACCGGCAAAACTAACCTGTATTATTTACAAGGGATCCTAAAAAAATACCGCGAGACGGAAAAATCACGCCTTGCCAAAATATTAAAAGAAAAAAAGAAAGATAAACCAAAACCTGCCATCATTGTCACTGAAATATCAACAACACCAAACTCTAGCCTTAGAAATAGACCCCAGATAAACTAA
- a CDS encoding BadF/BadG/BcrA/BcrD ATPase family protein — protein MGSHCYISVDGGGTSTRVRIYDNKGQVLGESVQGASNISICVSQAMHMLTLAINEAKSQAGLALDVKLPIGLGIAGLEVPKARHAFLEQVHALGSQVVVQSDAHTACLGGHNGENGAIFVLGTGCIGWLVDDDGVEHIGGYGFPLDDRAGGSGIGLAALQVTLRFLDHREEPSYLVESIAQKFNNNISELAEFGVNASKTEFARFAPDVFDAFEQHDPYAKNIIKTVIDEVEVMIGQLYQHSSQNLPLCLLGGLAHKFSPLLNPVIQERLVEPRGDALWGGYKMIKAHVMSGGDQSARLLGI, from the coding sequence ATGGGAAGTCATTGCTACATCAGTGTGGATGGGGGCGGAACCTCGACGCGTGTGAGAATCTATGATAACAAAGGGCAGGTCCTCGGTGAGTCAGTGCAAGGCGCTTCCAATATTTCTATTTGTGTTTCTCAGGCGATGCACATGCTAACTTTAGCCATTAATGAGGCGAAGTCTCAAGCAGGGCTTGCTTTAGATGTAAAATTGCCGATAGGGCTTGGTATTGCTGGCCTAGAGGTGCCAAAGGCGCGCCATGCGTTTTTAGAGCAAGTGCATGCTTTAGGCTCACAAGTTGTTGTTCAGTCGGACGCGCATACCGCTTGTTTGGGAGGGCATAATGGTGAGAATGGAGCAATTTTTGTATTGGGTACTGGTTGTATCGGCTGGTTAGTCGATGATGATGGCGTTGAGCATATTGGGGGGTATGGCTTTCCCTTGGATGATCGAGCTGGCGGCTCAGGCATTGGCTTAGCGGCTTTACAAGTCACCTTGCGCTTTTTAGATCATCGTGAGGAGCCTTCATACCTGGTCGAATCTATCGCGCAAAAATTTAATAATAACATTTCTGAGCTGGCTGAGTTTGGCGTTAATGCGAGTAAAACTGAATTCGCTCGTTTTGCTCCGGATGTCTTCGATGCCTTTGAGCAACATGACCCTTATGCAAAGAATATTATCAAGACAGTAATTGACGAAGTAGAGGTGATGATAGGGCAATTATATCAACATAGCAGTCAAAATTTACCCCTGTGTTTGTTAGGCGGTTTGGCGCACAAATTTAGTCCATTATTAAACCCGGTTATTCAAGAGCGCTTGGTGGAGCCTCGGGGCGATGCGCTGTGGGGTGGCTATAAGATGATAAAAGCGCATGTTATGTCTGGGGGTGATCAATCTGCCCGTTTATTAGGTATTTAA
- a CDS encoding response regulator, with protein sequence MAYNVMIIDDDLKGDQASLHKALDGSEFYIVAEGSHAKDVEPLEEKYHPDILILNIQMRRVALDMIKEILQVHPNQLIVVSAGSDDDEYIEQAFRMGAAGYFIQKHTAVLLRTILKNIMLSKTKR encoded by the coding sequence ATGGCATACAATGTGATGATCATCGATGATGATTTAAAAGGAGACCAAGCCAGCTTGCATAAGGCTTTGGATGGCAGTGAGTTTTACATTGTTGCAGAAGGTTCTCATGCGAAAGATGTTGAGCCGTTAGAAGAAAAGTATCACCCAGACATCTTGATTTTAAACATACAAATGCGTCGTGTTGCTTTGGACATGATTAAAGAAATTTTACAGGTGCACCCAAACCAGCTAATCGTCGTATCTGCCGGAAGTGATGATGATGAGTATATTGAGCAGGCGTTCAGAATGGGTGCCGCAGGTTATTTTATTCAAAAGCATACGGCGGTATTATTGCGGACAATTTTGAAAAACATCATGCTGAGCAAAACAAAAAGATAA